The following coding sequences lie in one Rutidosis leptorrhynchoides isolate AG116_Rl617_1_P2 chromosome 6, CSIRO_AGI_Rlap_v1, whole genome shotgun sequence genomic window:
- the LOC139852214 gene encoding B3 domain-containing protein Os01g0234100-like, producing the protein MAISSWSKPTDTAPLSGEDVKIKALEIKKRFLQSQKKTSTKPKQRVNIDLSNNKIVSYDPKSAAALAKPADSKAKSAAIERANEVLESLQSELPSFVKPMLPSHVTGGFWLGFPKKFCDANLPKHDETVVLVDEDDQEYNTKYLVEKTGLSGGWRGFSIAHKLVEGDVLVFHLVERWKFKVYIVRVHGLNEIDGALGLLNLVPFSMNAGNNVQSAEDMEIDTHHDQDLVVYDQSEGNTDNEEEDSDVSEGLRFSQSDIEFKNVKGIDDFSIVVDGLIIDSEIPKHFKIKYYDLCVSQKMYLHDDLLKGLNVKLAVGIILETITIADAIRACKVTVTREDIETWDKTLKAFEEVGMKVGFLRARIRKLVGLLFESKELLKSKKNERVKAEEEMREINKKLSEVIKNLNDEIKTIKSKGQNLEPVFYKEANAPW; encoded by the exons ATGGCAATTTCTTCGTGGTCTAAACCCACCGATACAGCCCCTTTGTCTGGCGAG GATGTAAAGATAAAGGCTTTGGAGATTAAGAAAAGGTTCTTGCAGTCGCAGAAAAAAACTAGTACAAAGCCTAAGCAGAGG GTGAATATTGATCTGTCAAACAACAAGATAGTAAG TTATGACCCAAAATCAGCTGCTGCTTTAGCTAAACCTGCTGACTCAAAAGCCAAGTCTGCTGCAATAGAGCGAGCGAATGAGGTTCTAGAAAGCCTTCAATCCGAGTTACCTAGTTTTGTTAAGCCTATGCTTCCATCACATGTCACTGGTGGCTTTTGGCTG GGTTTCCCTAAGAAGTTTTGTGATGCTAATCTGCCAAAGCATGATGAGACAGTTGTGTTAGTGGATGAAGATGATCAAGAATACAACACAAAGTATCTTGTTGAAAAGACTGGTTTAAGTGGTGGATGGAGAGGATTTTCGATTGCTCACAAATTGGTTGAGGGAGATGTTTTAGTTTTCCATTTGGTCGAGCGTTGGAAATTTAAG GTCTACATTGTAAGGGTACATGGTTTGAATGAAATTGATGGGGCTCTAGGCCTTCTTAACTTAGTTCCTTTTAGCATGAATGCCGGTAA CAATGTTCAGAGTGCTGAAGATATGGAAATAGATACACATCATGACCAGGATTTAGTAGTGTATGATCAATCAGAAGGCAACACTGATAATGAAGAAGAAGATTCAGATGTGTCCGAAGGATTAAGATTCTCACAATCTGATATTGAGTTCAAGAATGTTAAGGGTATTGACGATTTCAGCATCGTTGTGGATGGTTTGATCATAGATTCTGAAATACCGAAACATTTTAAGATCAAATACTATGATCTGTGTGTTAGCCAAAAGATGTATCTTCATGATGACCTTCTTAAGGGACTCAATGTTAAATTAGCTGTTGGAATAATCCTTGAAACCATTACCATCGCGGATGCCATTAGAGCTTGTAAAGTCACCGTTACTCGTGAGGATATTGAAAC ATGGGATAAAACATTAAAGGCATTTGAAGAGGTGGGTATGAAAGTCGGGTTTTTAAGAGCCCGGATCCGTAAGCTCGTGGGGCTATTGTTCGAGTCAAAAGAGCTGTTAAAATCGAAGAAGAACGAACGAGTGAAAGCAGAAGAGGAAATGAGAGAGATCAACAAAAAACTTTCTGAGGTGATTAAGAATCTTAATGATGAGATTAAAACTATAAAGTCGAAAGGCCAAAACCTTGAACCGGTTTTTTATAAAGAGGCTAATGCACCATGGTGA